The Glycine soja cultivar W05 chromosome 15, ASM419377v2, whole genome shotgun sequence region TTTCAAAATCtagatattattaattaataaatcatttaaaagtcttcgttattataattaatgcattctattttttttagagaccACGAGACAAGAATATTCTCCTATAtgagaatattaattaattacaaaaaagaaataggAGAATGTTAATTAAGTTACTTGATTTACAATTGACTTAATTGGTACTTTTGTTTAGGTTGACTTGATTTGTACTTGAAACCATGTGACAATAAATTCCTTCTTTCGTCCCCAAACCTCTTGATAGTGTATAAATAGGGTGCTTCATTGcacaaatcattttatcctaCTGTTGTTTGTTGATAGTGTATAAATTCCTCCTTTTGTCCCCAAAATTAAACCTCTTGATTTATACTCCTTTTGTGCAAAATCTTTGCATCATCATCATTGCCATGGCTCATTACACAAATCATTTAATGCTACTGTTTCTAGCCACCATCAGCTTTTTTTCATCTACTTTTTCTAAAGATGCTTCCTCTATCAATGTGCTTAGCTTTGGGGCTAAACCCAACGGCAAGTTCGACTCTACCACGTCCTTTCTTAAGGCATGGTCTAATGCATGCAAATCAAAAGAATCAGCCACATTTTACGTACCCAAAGGAAATTTCTTGATAAAACAAGTGACATTTGAGGGTCCTTGCTCGAACAATATCAAATTTCGAATTGATGGCACTATTGTTGCTCCTTCAGATTATAGGTCCCTTGGTAATTCCGGAATGTGGATCATGTTCAGGAATCTTAATGGGTTTTCAGTACAAGGTGGGACTTTTGATGGAAAGGGTGATAGCTATTGGCGTTGTAGAAAATCTGGATCGAGTTGTCCTGCTGGAGCAAGGGTATGTGCTTTCATGTTTAATAACTCtttactttttattctttttttttttatgaacctttttttctttttgtttttttacaacaataaaatgaaatttaaatctaAAACTTGATTCAAACAATCTGAAATCATTTCACTAGGCACACCCTAATATTTCTTTCTGTTTGTAGTAATTAACCGTGTATTATGCGCTTCTCACTGCATGTCTTGGAATGTACGGAAAATGATAGAAGAAATATTCTAAATTGTACACCAATTAAGATATGAatttttcttatcattgaataagttaaggaaaaataaaaaggaaacacTTATTATAtcgaacataaaaaaaatgatatttattttttgagtaactgaaaacatttaaaatgatatatttaatgtCTCTTATATGCAGTAAATATTTCATggattacaaattaaaactctaaaatatattttagtatttcattaaaaatgcattccctttccattttaaaatttaatttctcatattatttttgttttataatttaaatttgaaaattaatcactctttattttttaaatataacattattttttaaaataaaagacttaGTTATATTATTTCTGGTCCTTTTAATGTGGTTAATGTATAACTTTTCGcccttaatatttttatacttaaatttaatatacttACATTTGTATTATTACAACAGTcattcaatttttagtttttaaattaagcttttcattagtttttattctactaaaaatcttattttctcatttttggtctcaaatatatattttttcaattaaattcattaaatcaTCTTAAGTGGTAATTACATGCTGTTTGCGGATGAGATCGGCACCTGCTTCCCTCGTGGAGGCTaggtgttgttttatttttctgctttTTGGTTTACTTTTTCTCTTatgtaaccaaaaaaaaataaatcttaagtgctaatattatatatcttattttttgtaCAAAATCGTAATATTTATGTTAGCAGTTAAGTTTCTGACTTGTTGTGAGATAAATCCAACGTTATATGACATGTTTTAGACTGACCTTCCATTCATTAAAGACTAAATCAAtactatcatttaaaaaaaagattgatgtcttttaataataaaaaaacaaattaattaatgtataacAATATTACTTTGAATCTCGTGTATATTTGGCGAATTTGCATTTATTTAACATGATGGATATGGTGTTCATaaaagattcattttttttttttgcactcaATTGATTATGAATACATTATATTGGTATAACTAACAATTGATCTTCTGATCAAGTGCAGTCCATAACTTTCAGTTCGTGCAACGACTTGAAGGTTAGCGGATTGACATCATTAAATAGCCAGGCAATGCACATTGCGGTGGACCATTGCAAGaacattttgtttaaaaatgtgaaaatcGATGCTCCTAGTACGAGCCCTAATACAGATGGATTCAATGTGATACTTTCAACGGGGGTTACTGTAAGCCAAGCCATCATAAGCACCGGTGATGATTGCATAGCCTTAAGCCAAGGTAATACCAATGTCTGGATTGAGCACATCACTTGTGGCCCCGGACATGGCATTAGGTAAATTAACTTTCACCTTTACTTTTCTAATGGGTGAAAATGAGTTAAAGGCGACTAAGTTTTGTTAGGCATAAGTCTAACATTAGTTAAAAGCATATGATCGGAATTTAACttatgaaatgttttttttaaatatctgaCTTGAATTATATGAAAGTTTATTTTGGACATGATGTGTGTCAGACCGTTAGTTCATGCCATGCATCATGCTTTTATGagtttcttgtttcttctttatttttcttacattttcatattatttgattgattctcgaatataacaaatattttttaatatattttatcttaattagttaaatttattaaattataaaattatgattaaaatttattaaatgaggaagaagattcacaattttgtgatttttaacaaatttttattattaattgataGTGTATTAGAGAATacattatagatttttttatcaataaaagaatttaagcaaaataaaatttttactactatggattaaaatttataaaaaattccaaagtcatgaaaaagtttataattttataagatgtcaatctctcaaaattttataatttctaataaatatcatTAGAAACAAATacagtatattaaaaaaagtgttaaaaaatACTAGTATATTACTAGCATTTCCCGAATtcctaaatatatataaaagcccACACACACATGTGAAGTCCTTTCTTATGTATGCTAATTTTATTTGGCCTTTGCAGCATTGGGAGTTTGGGCGCCTATAAGAATGAGGCTGGAGTTCATAACGTGACTGTGACTGATTCAATTTTTGAAGGAACACAAAATGGGGTTAGGATAAAATCATGGGCACAACCAAGCAATGGATACGCAAGTAACATTGTGTTCAGGAACCTCACCATGAAAAATGCCAACAACCCTATCATTATTGATCAAAATTATTGCCCCGGTGACAAGAGTTGTCCTCATCAGGTGagctgttataaaaaaaatattttcatttatactgttttttttttaaaaaaagaaagttaaaacaaaatgatatattttataaaaaaaatgaaaaaaaataagagactaAATGACTGTTAGCTTTTTATTGAATTAGAAGAAGCAAATTTTGCATCAGAGAAAAAGCAGTGTAGTTTTTCACATAAGTTATTATTCTGGGAATGGGGATGTTTCTGTTCTAAAACTCTAAAACAGCTAGCTTCTTAAATCTTAAATCAGAGTgcatttagttttattttttttaagaaaagtatGCATTTAGATTTaagttattttgaataaataattatattaaatgagtttaattttttttatgtattgtcactatactttttatatattatatatcaatcaataaaaaattatgatatatatgacttttaaagtaaCTAGTTATTACAAATATCAATAATCTTACCTTAAATGTCTATTTGTGATTGactaaataaaattcatttacaTTATATTACTCAtttgctattattattatttttttttaaaaaaaaaaacagaattctGGGGTGAAGATAAGCAAAGTATCATATGAACATATAAGAGGAACTTCAGCCTGCCCACATGCAATAAATTTAGATTGCAGCAAAAGCAACCCATGTGAGGGTATCAAACTCCAAGACATAGACCTTGTTTATGGTGAGGGATCAACAACTTCAACCTGTAATAATGTTGGTGGGATTAACAGCGGAGTAGTCA contains the following coding sequences:
- the LOC114387249 gene encoding polygalacturonase-like, coding for MAHYTNHLMLLFLATISFFSSTFSKDASSINVLSFGAKPNGKFDSTTSFLKAWSNACKSKESATFYVPKGNFLIKQVTFEGPCSNNIKFRIDGTIVAPSDYRSLGNSGMWIMFRNLNGFSVQGGTFDGKGDSYWRCRKSGSSCPAGARSITFSSCNDLKVSGLTSLNSQAMHIAVDHCKNILFKNVKIDAPSTSPNTDGFNVILSTGVTVSQAIISTGDDCIALSQGNTNVWIEHITCGPGHGISIGSLGAYKNEAGVHNVTVTDSIFEGTQNGVRIKSWAQPSNGYASNIVFRNLTMKNANNPIIIDQNYCPGDKSCPHQNSGVKISKVSYEHIRGTSACPHAINLDCSKSNPCEGIKLQDIDLVYGEGSTTSTCNNVGGINSGVVIPKSCL